A window of the Corynebacterium minutissimum genome harbors these coding sequences:
- a CDS encoding YibE/F family protein — protein sequence MTSLSPWRTGLLGFLAVAALATVAGLLILRPTSALMEHTSPDFASTYALNQPQVEGTVTTVDNHLCSDPHTGKAFDEAPLIPASGDDTSCTRVLLDLTSGDDQGRLTQLVFYGVAGDPTLNPGDEVMLSRSADGTYAFADYRRGGNLALWAIISALIIVGFAAWHGLRALVGLGISLAIVLFYLVPSLVEGHAPLPLAMVACAAIIFLVVPLVHGVNWKSASALGGVLVALGVAGALGWASISSTALTGASSEDNLKLLLYMPGVPVVGVLLCGFIVGALGSLNDIAVAQASTVRELHAADPSAGPGKLFASAMKVGRDHIASMVYTIVLTYTGATLPLLILIAAAQRPAGQILSSDLVATEVMRSLLGAMALTLAVPLTTAIAAFTMPEGRAPGRRQSSRRHAKHRR from the coding sequence ATGACTAGCCTAAGCCCTTGGCGGACGGGACTTCTCGGATTCTTGGCAGTGGCAGCGCTCGCAACGGTGGCTGGCCTGCTTATACTCCGCCCCACCAGTGCACTAATGGAGCACACCAGCCCCGACTTCGCGTCGACGTACGCTCTCAACCAGCCGCAAGTTGAAGGTACGGTCACGACTGTGGATAACCACTTATGCAGCGACCCACACACGGGCAAAGCTTTCGACGAGGCACCGCTTATCCCCGCCTCAGGCGATGACACGTCCTGCACGCGCGTTCTCCTTGACCTCACGTCCGGCGACGACCAAGGCCGCTTAACGCAGCTCGTATTTTATGGGGTGGCGGGCGACCCCACGCTGAATCCCGGCGACGAGGTCATGCTCTCGCGCTCAGCGGACGGAACGTACGCCTTCGCCGACTATCGACGCGGCGGAAACCTCGCGTTGTGGGCCATCATCTCAGCACTCATCATCGTGGGCTTTGCCGCGTGGCATGGCCTGCGCGCGCTGGTGGGTTTGGGGATTAGCCTGGCTATCGTCCTGTTTTATCTGGTGCCTTCGCTAGTGGAAGGGCACGCGCCGCTGCCGCTGGCGATGGTGGCCTGCGCCGCGATCATCTTCCTCGTCGTACCACTCGTCCACGGAGTGAATTGGAAATCCGCCTCAGCGCTGGGTGGCGTCTTGGTGGCGTTGGGGGTTGCGGGGGCGCTGGGGTGGGCGTCGATAAGCAGCACGGCGTTGACCGGCGCCAGCTCGGAAGACAACCTCAAGTTACTGCTCTACATGCCCGGGGTGCCCGTCGTCGGCGTGCTGTTGTGCGGGTTCATTGTGGGCGCACTGGGCAGCCTTAACGACATCGCAGTGGCGCAGGCCTCGACCGTGCGGGAGCTGCACGCCGCCGACCCTTCGGCGGGCCCCGGAAAGCTATTTGCATCAGCAATGAAGGTGGGACGCGACCACATCGCGTCCATGGTCTACACCATCGTGCTGACCTACACCGGTGCCACGCTGCCGCTGCTCATTCTTATTGCGGCGGCGCAGCGCCCAGCGGGTCAGATTCTCTCCAGCGACCTCGTGGCGACGGAGGTCATGCGCTCGCTACTCGGTGCCATGGCCTTGACCCTCGCGGTGCCACTGACCACGGCAATTGCGGCGTTTACGATGCCGGAAGGACGCGCCCCAGGGCGTCGACAGTCCAGCCGGCGGCACGCCAAGCATCGACGTTGA
- a CDS encoding DUF2613 domain-containing protein → MAFDSDSLNKRTLGPALGSAVVGVALGVVTILGIAQFSQADAVPSDNSVKASDAVMGGPEYGSRE, encoded by the coding sequence ATGGCATTCGATAGCGATTCCCTCAACAAGCGCACCCTGGGCCCGGCCCTGGGCAGTGCTGTCGTTGGCGTGGCGTTGGGAGTCGTCACCATCCTGGGCATTGCCCAGTTCTCGCAGGCAGACGCCGTGCCGAGCGATAACTCTGTCAAAGCCTCCGACGCCGTGATGGGCGGGCCGGAGTACGGCTCCCGCGAGTAA
- a CDS encoding HNH endonuclease signature motif containing protein: MNLVEAHLRSQAAGIELVAAVAGLSLDQLRAWGPESVARSLLALYDVYFSHTSFSRKQTRAVDASRANSHDLPTLMLIERFARRLTKQREAWDLRIELCSIKGDEAAVARHARTRIRELLPPPAPKPGVKIRRGKEMSKLTVTAPSSIIEDLRYNIDEDDPVGSFTAAFREGRLARPVAQTFAVMELPEYARILGRLGDPATPRPDSHLPGATAAPGASTTAGASATSAASSGPAPDLGDIVIQLSNGAKITGAELIERELAEEGLVMLVDRVKGPVELHRTQRLASDKQRTMAIGEQPICAWHDCLCGADYAQIHHITEWRNGGDTNPENLTPLCEYHNAINGLPGRGRIVRENGRIKWQPPGPRDPREPVHPHRAPRSQRLRNARTVSAGVAGSTGSAAPAAGRGDYPRSSTGPAESTATSLSEPGPDPPRGA; the protein is encoded by the coding sequence ATGAACCTTGTTGAAGCGCATCTTCGCAGCCAGGCGGCAGGCATCGAGCTCGTCGCCGCCGTTGCGGGCCTCAGCCTTGACCAGCTCCGGGCGTGGGGTCCGGAGTCGGTGGCGCGGTCCTTGCTTGCGCTTTACGACGTCTACTTTTCCCACACCTCCTTTTCCCGCAAACAAACCCGCGCCGTCGATGCTTCCCGCGCCAATAGTCATGACCTGCCCACGCTGATGCTTATCGAGCGCTTTGCCCGCCGCCTCACGAAACAGCGTGAGGCCTGGGACTTGCGCATTGAGCTGTGCAGCATCAAAGGCGATGAAGCGGCTGTCGCTCGGCATGCCCGCACTCGCATCCGCGAGCTCCTCCCTCCGCCCGCGCCGAAGCCGGGCGTGAAGATTCGCCGCGGCAAGGAGATGTCGAAGCTTACGGTGACAGCCCCGTCTTCCATCATCGAGGACCTGCGCTACAACATCGACGAGGACGATCCTGTGGGGTCCTTCACCGCCGCGTTTCGCGAGGGACGCCTCGCCCGCCCCGTCGCCCAGACCTTCGCTGTTATGGAGCTTCCCGAGTACGCCCGGATTCTCGGCCGCCTCGGGGACCCCGCCACCCCGCGTCCCGATTCCCACCTTCCCGGCGCGACTGCTGCCCCCGGCGCGTCAACCACCGCAGGGGCGTCAGCCACTTCTGCAGCTAGCTCCGGCCCCGCACCTGACCTCGGAGACATCGTTATCCAGCTTTCCAACGGTGCGAAAATCACCGGCGCGGAACTCATCGAGCGTGAGCTCGCCGAGGAGGGCCTCGTCATGCTCGTCGACCGCGTCAAAGGCCCCGTCGAACTGCACCGAACCCAGCGCCTCGCCTCCGACAAACAGCGCACCATGGCCATTGGTGAGCAGCCCATCTGCGCGTGGCATGACTGCCTATGTGGAGCGGACTATGCCCAGATTCACCACATCACCGAGTGGCGCAACGGCGGCGACACTAACCCCGAGAACCTCACCCCACTCTGCGAATATCACAACGCCATCAACGGCTTGCCCGGCCGTGGCCGCATTGTGCGGGAGAACGGGCGCATTAAGTGGCAGCCGCCAGGGCCTCGCGATCCGCGCGAACCGGTCCATCCACACCGCGCGCCTCGCTCCCAGCGCCTCCGCAACGCCCGCACTGTCTCCGCCGGCGTCGCTGGCAGCACCGGCTCTGCCGCTCCTGCTGCCGGCCGCGGTGATTACCCGCGCTCGTCGACAGGCCCCGCCGAATCCACCGCAACTTCCCTCTCCGAGCCTGGAC
- a CDS encoding glycoside hydrolase family 3 N-terminal domain-containing protein, with the protein MRKATSALLLSTACVLSACGSEPVLSDAPPPSPSTPSATPSAADETSEAEAPASEAPASEALEDVRARAAAKLMPPALNYEDARAKLDAGVGGLFIPSWADPELLSDGPRGINALREEVGRDFEVSIDFEGGRVQRFSEILGEYPSPQVMAEGHSPEEVEQMATEIGHSLRAHGVTVDFAPVLDVDGGGLEVVGDRAFSTDPKAAGDYGAAFARGLKAAGVKAVFKHFPGHGRASGDTHLGQAVTPPLEELSGHEFVPFHAALPQAPEAALMMGHLVVPGLGEEPASLNPRAYQLAREELGFEGTIYTDDLGGMASISENFSVPEAVAAALAAGADMPLWSTDDDIDAVIDAAVEVVAQQDAD; encoded by the coding sequence ATGAGAAAAGCAACTTCCGCCCTCCTGTTGAGTACCGCGTGCGTCCTCAGTGCGTGCGGTTCGGAGCCTGTGCTTTCCGACGCCCCGCCCCCTTCCCCCTCAACGCCGTCCGCCACACCCAGCGCCGCGGACGAGACCAGCGAGGCCGAGGCACCCGCGTCCGAAGCACCCGCGTCCGAAGCGCTTGAGGACGTGCGGGCCCGTGCGGCAGCAAAGCTCATGCCGCCGGCACTGAACTACGAGGATGCGCGCGCGAAGCTGGACGCAGGCGTCGGCGGGCTGTTTATCCCGAGCTGGGCTGACCCGGAACTGCTCAGCGATGGCCCACGGGGAATCAACGCTTTACGTGAGGAGGTGGGCCGTGACTTCGAAGTGTCCATCGATTTCGAGGGCGGCCGCGTGCAGCGCTTTTCTGAGATTTTGGGGGAGTATCCCTCCCCGCAGGTCATGGCGGAGGGCCACTCCCCAGAAGAGGTGGAGCAGATGGCCACCGAGATTGGGCACAGCCTCCGCGCGCACGGCGTGACGGTGGACTTTGCCCCGGTGCTCGACGTAGACGGGGGAGGCTTGGAGGTCGTCGGCGACCGCGCTTTTTCCACCGACCCGAAGGCTGCGGGCGACTATGGCGCGGCCTTTGCCCGCGGGCTTAAGGCAGCAGGAGTCAAGGCCGTGTTCAAACACTTCCCCGGCCATGGGCGCGCCTCCGGGGATACGCACCTGGGCCAGGCCGTTACTCCGCCGCTGGAGGAACTTTCCGGCCACGAGTTCGTGCCCTTCCACGCAGCTCTTCCGCAGGCGCCCGAGGCAGCACTCATGATGGGCCACCTCGTGGTCCCCGGTCTGGGTGAGGAACCTGCCTCCCTCAACCCGCGGGCCTACCAGCTGGCCCGCGAAGAACTTGGTTTTGAAGGCACCATTTATACCGATGACCTGGGAGGAATGGCCTCGATTTCGGAGAACTTCAGTGTGCCGGAAGCCGTGGCCGCCGCCCTCGCCGCAGGTGCTGACATGCCGCTGTGGTCCACCGATGACGACATTGACGCGGTGATTGATGCGGCGGTGGAAGTAGTGGCACAGCAGGATGCCGACTAG
- a CDS encoding UDP-glucose dehydrogenase family protein, with the protein MRMTVIGTGYLGATHAACMAELGHEVLGVDVDVNKIEALKNSRVPFYEPGLPEVLERNIEAGRLDFSTSYDDAAEFANVHFLGVGTPQAHGSYAADLTYVKSVITELVPRLKGEHIIFGKSTVPVGTAADLQQMADELAPEGTSVEIAWNPEFLREGYAVKDTITPDRIVLGVGEAGLAGGESRAEEVAREVYAQPLAQNTPFIVTDLQTAELVKVSANAFLATKISFINAVSEICEIAGADVVKLADAIGHDERIGRKFLGAGLGFGGGCLPKDIRAFMARAGELGADQALTFLREVDAINMRRRDRVVDLAKQAFDGSLLGHRVTVLGAAFKPNSDDVRDSPALSVAGSLSLAGAAVTVFDPQGMENAKKVFPTLNYAPTADAALKDSELVILATEWQEFRDLDPAVAGELVARRHIIDGRNVLNVDAWRAAGWTVDALGRVLPAS; encoded by the coding sequence ATGCGTATGACTGTTATTGGTACCGGCTACCTAGGTGCGACACACGCCGCCTGTATGGCGGAGCTCGGCCACGAGGTACTCGGCGTAGATGTTGATGTAAACAAGATTGAGGCTCTCAAGAACAGCCGCGTGCCGTTCTATGAGCCTGGCCTGCCGGAGGTCCTCGAGCGCAACATCGAGGCCGGCCGCTTGGATTTTTCCACCAGCTATGACGATGCCGCAGAGTTCGCGAACGTGCACTTCCTCGGCGTCGGCACGCCGCAGGCCCACGGTTCCTATGCCGCGGACCTGACATACGTGAAGTCCGTCATCACGGAGCTCGTGCCGCGCTTGAAGGGCGAGCACATCATCTTCGGCAAGTCCACCGTCCCGGTGGGCACCGCGGCGGATCTGCAGCAGATGGCCGATGAGCTTGCCCCGGAGGGCACCAGCGTGGAAATCGCCTGGAACCCGGAGTTCCTGCGCGAGGGCTACGCTGTCAAGGACACCATCACCCCAGACCGCATCGTCCTCGGCGTCGGCGAGGCAGGGCTCGCCGGCGGTGAGAGTCGAGCCGAAGAGGTCGCCCGCGAGGTCTATGCCCAGCCGCTGGCGCAGAATACCCCGTTCATCGTCACGGACCTGCAGACCGCCGAGCTGGTCAAAGTCTCCGCCAACGCCTTCTTGGCCACCAAGATTTCCTTCATCAACGCCGTGTCTGAAATCTGCGAGATTGCGGGGGCGGACGTCGTCAAGCTTGCCGACGCCATCGGACACGACGAGCGCATCGGCCGCAAATTCCTCGGCGCCGGCCTGGGTTTCGGCGGCGGCTGCCTGCCCAAGGACATCCGCGCATTCATGGCGCGTGCTGGTGAGCTCGGCGCGGACCAGGCGCTGACCTTCCTGCGCGAGGTCGACGCCATCAACATGCGCCGCCGCGACCGCGTCGTGGACCTGGCTAAGCAGGCCTTCGACGGCTCTCTTCTAGGACACCGCGTGACCGTCCTGGGCGCTGCCTTCAAGCCGAACTCCGACGACGTCCGCGATTCGCCGGCGCTGTCCGTCGCAGGTTCGCTCTCCCTCGCCGGCGCTGCCGTGACGGTCTTCGACCCGCAGGGCATGGAGAACGCCAAGAAGGTGTTCCCGACCCTCAACTACGCGCCGACTGCCGACGCCGCCCTCAAGGACTCCGAGCTCGTCATCCTGGCCACCGAGTGGCAGGAGTTCCGCGATTTGGACCCGGCCGTCGCCGGCGAGCTTGTTGCCCGCCGCCACATCATTGACGGCCGTAATGTGCTCAACGTCGATGCTTGGCGTGCCGCCGGCTGGACTGTCGACGCCCTGGGGCGCGTCCTTCCGGCATCGTAA
- a CDS encoding ABC transporter ATP-binding protein: MTRPMHTAVKDPADVDQLAQHPVKFGRVAGLFAPHRGTLLLVLALIVATSGLTVVQPFLVRRTVDEAIPRHDTSLLLWLVGGMLAITVVSQAIGVIQSFLSARVGHTIMHELRTQVFANLQRQSLQFFTTNRGGEIQSRLTNDIAAMRGMVTTTATSVASNLTMTVATLVAMVALSPTLSLLSLLVLPPAVWLTRRAAVLRRSLMEKNSRAQATLQQTISENLSVSGMRLATTLGAQDRVYGAFEKTSRSLIRLELESQLAGRWRMALTQIIFGVMPALIYLVAGLRPGITIGTLIAFSTLQTQIFRPITGLLNVGAQWVASMALFSRIFEYLDLEPELTEATQPAQLADASLTLQHVSYRYPGTDTDALSDVSLSIPAHTTTALVGHTGSGKSTVAALLARLADPTEGSVLLGGVDLRDIPADQRSAVIGVVSQETYLIHGTVRENLLFAQPDATEEDMWKALNAARVADVVKELPDGLDTLVGSRGYRFSGGEQQRLSLARTLLRRPQVLILDEATSALDNETERAIQEAVFGADATRVVIAHRLSTIYDADQIIVLDAGRVVERGTHTELLAREGAYAALLRAASDA, translated from the coding sequence ATGACGCGGCCGATGCATACCGCGGTGAAGGACCCCGCGGACGTCGATCAGCTGGCCCAGCACCCAGTGAAGTTTGGCCGCGTGGCAGGTCTCTTTGCTCCGCACCGCGGCACGCTGCTGCTTGTGCTTGCGCTCATCGTGGCGACTTCGGGGCTTACGGTGGTGCAGCCGTTCCTCGTGCGCCGCACCGTGGATGAGGCCATTCCACGGCACGACACCTCGCTGCTTCTGTGGCTCGTCGGCGGCATGCTGGCCATTACCGTAGTCTCCCAGGCCATCGGCGTTATCCAGTCCTTTTTATCCGCGCGGGTGGGGCACACCATCATGCACGAGCTGCGCACGCAGGTCTTTGCCAACCTGCAGCGCCAATCGCTGCAGTTCTTCACCACTAACCGCGGCGGCGAAATCCAATCCCGTTTGACTAACGACATCGCGGCGATGCGCGGCATGGTGACCACCACCGCGACGTCCGTGGCCAGTAACCTCACCATGACGGTGGCCACGCTGGTGGCGATGGTGGCGCTCTCGCCGACCCTCTCGTTGCTGTCCCTTCTGGTGTTGCCTCCCGCCGTGTGGCTCACGCGCCGCGCCGCCGTGCTGCGCCGCAGCCTCATGGAGAAAAACAGCCGCGCGCAGGCAACACTGCAACAGACCATTTCGGAGAACCTGTCCGTCTCCGGCATGCGCCTGGCCACCACGTTGGGAGCGCAGGATCGCGTCTATGGCGCGTTTGAGAAAACCTCCCGCTCCCTCATCCGACTGGAGCTGGAGTCTCAGCTGGCCGGGCGCTGGCGCATGGCGCTGACCCAAATCATCTTCGGCGTGATGCCGGCGCTGATTTACCTGGTTGCCGGCCTGCGCCCGGGGATTACGATTGGCACGCTCATCGCCTTTTCTACCCTGCAGACCCAGATTTTCCGCCCCATCACTGGCCTGCTCAACGTGGGCGCGCAGTGGGTGGCGTCGATGGCGTTGTTTAGCCGCATCTTCGAGTACCTGGACCTGGAGCCCGAACTCACAGAAGCCACCCAGCCCGCCCAGCTTGCCGACGCCTCCCTCACCCTCCAGCACGTTTCCTACCGCTACCCCGGCACTGACACCGACGCGCTTTCCGACGTCTCCCTTTCCATCCCGGCCCACACCACCACGGCCCTGGTGGGGCATACCGGTTCCGGCAAGTCCACGGTGGCCGCGCTTCTGGCGCGTTTGGCGGATCCGACCGAAGGCTCCGTGCTCTTAGGTGGAGTCGACTTGCGCGACATTCCTGCCGATCAACGCTCGGCGGTCATCGGCGTGGTCTCCCAGGAGACCTATCTGATTCACGGCACCGTGCGCGAGAACCTCCTCTTCGCACAACCCGATGCCACGGAGGAGGACATGTGGAAGGCCCTGAATGCGGCGCGTGTGGCCGACGTGGTCAAAGAGCTTCCCGACGGCCTCGATACCCTCGTCGGCTCGCGCGGCTACCGCTTCTCCGGTGGTGAGCAACAGCGCCTCTCCCTGGCCCGCACGCTGCTGCGCCGCCCGCAGGTCCTCATCCTCGATGAGGCCACCTCCGCCCTCGACAACGAAACCGAGCGCGCTATTCAGGAGGCTGTCTTCGGTGCGGACGCGACCCGTGTGGTCATCGCGCACCGACTATCCACGATTTACGACGCTGACCAGATCATCGTCCTCGATGCCGGCCGCGTGGTCGAGCGCGGCACTCACACCGAGCTCCTCGCCCGCGAGGGCGCCTACGCCGCGCTCCTTCGCGCCGCCTCCGACGCCTAG
- a CDS encoding VanW family protein — translation MKKAIGHSQYRRDRNRRGLKVTLGVLVGLVLIAGIAYAWDVMANQHKVPRATSVGGVDISRMERTAAVEKLESELGDVATRPVIVRAGEKTSELIPQDSGLSLNYQKAVDGIPDASLNPFARLYSFIKPTEEIPVAVDVDDAQLDGALDRVGEELAIEPEDGNLELVDGSLKETKPVLGQAVEKEVLRGDVEKHWLDPDGVEVTPMVVEPQINAAAIEAMRTGDAARALDNPLTLKGENNTAGTLRKPEISQFVSIAAEDGELHLKVDKDRARELFQERMQGSEVPGTNAKISFSGNDKQITPSVDGSVIDWEKTLDGFEDRVSSEDDREWDADYKPDPADFTTEMAEKATFDDTVSEFSTGGFSGASGTNIRLVAQQVNGAVVNPGETFSLNGYTGPRGTAQGYVESGIIIDGHAGKAVGGGISQFATTLYNAAYFAGMEDTAHTPHSYYISRYPAGREATVYEGAIDLQFTNTSNHPVRIETSFGSEITVRFKGVKTVEVESINNGRWAKTEPQRKSVSEDCSPSSGAPGFTTSDTRVIKDLSGKEISRETTTTVYDPQPIVTCG, via the coding sequence GTGAAAAAGGCAATCGGACACAGCCAATACCGACGCGACCGCAACCGTCGGGGACTCAAGGTCACCCTCGGCGTGCTCGTCGGCCTCGTGCTCATCGCCGGCATCGCCTACGCGTGGGATGTCATGGCTAATCAGCACAAAGTGCCGCGCGCGACGTCAGTGGGCGGCGTGGACATCTCCCGCATGGAGCGCACCGCCGCGGTAGAAAAGCTGGAAAGTGAACTCGGTGACGTGGCCACCCGGCCCGTCATCGTGCGCGCAGGCGAGAAAACCTCCGAGCTCATCCCGCAGGATTCGGGGCTTAGCCTGAACTACCAGAAGGCTGTCGACGGCATCCCGGATGCCTCGCTCAATCCCTTTGCCCGCCTCTACAGCTTCATTAAACCTACCGAGGAAATCCCAGTCGCCGTCGACGTCGACGATGCCCAGCTTGACGGCGCGCTGGATCGCGTAGGCGAAGAGCTCGCGATCGAGCCGGAGGACGGAAACCTCGAGCTTGTCGACGGCTCCCTCAAAGAGACCAAACCCGTACTCGGCCAGGCGGTGGAGAAAGAGGTGTTGAGGGGGGACGTCGAGAAGCACTGGCTCGACCCCGACGGAGTGGAGGTTACGCCCATGGTGGTGGAACCACAGATCAACGCTGCGGCGATTGAGGCCATGCGCACCGGTGATGCCGCCCGCGCGCTGGATAATCCGCTCACTCTGAAAGGCGAGAACAACACCGCCGGCACCCTGCGCAAGCCGGAGATTTCCCAGTTCGTTTCCATCGCAGCCGAGGACGGCGAGCTGCACCTCAAGGTGGACAAGGACCGCGCGCGCGAGCTTTTCCAAGAGCGTATGCAAGGCTCCGAGGTGCCCGGCACCAACGCCAAGATTTCCTTCAGCGGCAATGACAAGCAGATCACGCCCTCAGTGGATGGCTCCGTCATCGATTGGGAGAAGACACTCGATGGTTTCGAGGACCGCGTGAGCAGCGAAGATGACCGCGAGTGGGACGCCGATTACAAGCCGGACCCTGCAGACTTCACCACCGAGATGGCGGAAAAGGCCACCTTCGATGACACCGTATCGGAGTTCTCCACCGGTGGCTTCTCCGGGGCATCCGGCACCAACATCCGCCTGGTGGCCCAGCAGGTCAACGGTGCCGTGGTCAACCCAGGCGAGACCTTCTCCCTCAACGGCTACACCGGCCCGCGCGGCACCGCGCAGGGCTACGTGGAATCCGGCATTATCATCGACGGCCACGCCGGCAAGGCCGTGGGCGGTGGCATCTCCCAGTTCGCCACCACCCTCTACAACGCCGCGTACTTCGCCGGCATGGAGGATACCGCGCACACCCCGCACTCCTATTATATTTCCCGCTACCCGGCCGGCCGCGAAGCCACGGTGTACGAAGGTGCGATTGACCTGCAGTTCACGAATACCTCCAACCACCCGGTGCGCATCGAAACCAGCTTTGGCAGCGAGATCACCGTGCGCTTCAAGGGAGTGAAGACTGTTGAGGTTGAGTCCATCAACAACGGCCGCTGGGCCAAGACCGAGCCGCAGCGCAAGTCGGTGAGCGAGGATTGCTCGCCGTCGTCTGGCGCGCCGGGCTTCACGACGTCCGATACCCGCGTTATCAAGGACCTCTCCGGCAAGGAAATCTCCCGGGAGACCACCACCACTGTCTACGACCCGCAGCCCATCGTCACCTGCGGTTAA
- the dcd gene encoding dCTP deaminase, with protein MLLSDRDIRAAIASEGPDALSIEPYDAEMVQPSSIDVRLDKFFRVFNNSRYTHIDPKEEMPDLTSEVEVAEGDAFVLHPGEFVLGATLEKFTLPANLAGRLEGKSSLGRLGLLTHSTAGFIDPGFSGHITLELSNTANLPITLWPGMKVGQLAIFKMSSPAEAPYGSGVLGSKYQGQRGPTPSKSYLNFR; from the coding sequence GTGCTTCTTTCTGATCGTGACATTCGTGCCGCCATCGCCTCTGAAGGTCCTGATGCTTTGAGCATCGAGCCTTACGACGCCGAGATGGTCCAGCCGTCCTCCATCGACGTGCGCCTCGACAAGTTCTTCCGCGTGTTCAATAACTCGCGCTATACGCACATTGACCCGAAGGAAGAGATGCCGGACCTCACCAGCGAGGTGGAGGTGGCCGAGGGCGATGCCTTCGTCCTGCACCCAGGCGAGTTCGTGCTGGGTGCCACCTTGGAAAAGTTCACCCTGCCGGCCAACCTAGCGGGCCGCTTGGAGGGCAAGTCCTCCCTGGGGCGCTTGGGGTTGCTGACGCACTCCACGGCCGGGTTTATCGATCCGGGCTTTTCTGGACACATCACGCTGGAGCTATCCAACACCGCGAACCTGCCCATTACCCTGTGGCCGGGAATGAAGGTGGGGCAGCTGGCCATCTTTAAGATGTCCTCGCCGGCGGAGGCGCCGTACGGTTCCGGCGTGCTCGGCTCGAAGTACCAGGGCCAGCGCGGGCCGACGCCGTCGAAGTCCTATCTGAACTTCCGTTAA
- a CDS encoding universal stress protein: MSNGETLLIAYDGSDRADRALEYAAHLLRPTDVEILTAWETSARQAARAVSRTGLHQSTVSPEHVEEDPAYEEAVAICRRGIAKAESLGLRGHAHLVESVTSIQSAIVDAAQELDVDVIVTGTRALTGFRSLWTNSTAEYIVRNAGLPVFIVPPENDDEDDDC, encoded by the coding sequence ATGAGCAACGGAGAAACCCTGCTAATCGCCTACGACGGCTCCGACCGCGCAGACCGCGCTCTCGAATACGCCGCGCACTTGCTACGCCCCACCGACGTCGAAATCCTCACCGCGTGGGAAACCTCCGCGCGCCAAGCCGCGCGCGCCGTGAGCCGCACCGGCCTGCACCAGTCCACCGTGTCTCCCGAGCACGTGGAGGAGGACCCCGCGTATGAGGAAGCAGTGGCGATTTGCCGCCGGGGAATCGCCAAAGCGGAATCCCTGGGCCTGCGTGGACATGCCCACCTGGTGGAGTCGGTGACGTCGATTCAGAGCGCGATTGTCGACGCCGCCCAGGAACTCGACGTCGACGTCATCGTCACCGGCACCCGCGCGCTGACCGGCTTCCGCTCGCTGTGGACGAACTCGACGGCGGAGTACATTGTGCGCAACGCCGGCCTTCCGGTCTTTATCGTGCCGCCGGAGAACGACGACGAAGACGACGACTGCTAG